In Phlebotomus papatasi isolate M1 chromosome 1, Ppap_2.1, whole genome shotgun sequence, the following proteins share a genomic window:
- the LOC129809862 gene encoding myotubularin-related protein 13: MSRLADYFVIVGYDHEKERSGTRSGKILQRFPENDWHDTPFIEGIEWFCQPLGWALSTERQEPRFFVSVLTDIDANRHYCACLCFNETISITPNKPIDEEEETLTPGRTNSLIPAVTTVTHHSIMYAPKCLVLVSRLDYTETFRNCLGTIYTVYIESLGFPLETLIGNILGCIQVPPPGGPQVRFSIGAGDKQALQPPLYSTLPVTGTSVDFLFTQLGIKNVLLLFCAMMTEHKILFHSKSYSRLTDSCRALTALMYPFRYSHVYIPILPASLIEVLSTPTPFIMGVHSSLQSEITDLLDVIIADIDGGSIHIPESLVPPVSKLPNQLWETTQLALTLVLQPELQTADLAFSIHHPVGLNGDLHCRDVKVNRMMRDKEIRAVFMRMFAQLLQGYRSCLTIIRIHPKPVITFHKAGFLGARDLIECDFLSRVLDSMFFTGFVTERGPPWRPCDAWDELYSSMSDLQRSEQQNVGHVLSNIQELAQVLYTNENPNPQTYTQKVLKPPEGAFARIHQPPMPQINSQQVTAIIQEGMAKNDLQSRFHTPRMSPRIVPMGPHLQSISDGRPVVNNTARRLEVLKSCVNCIFENKIAEARKSFPAVLRTLKQRDARLTLCRELAKTVQGNKAMLEHQQFDLVVKLMNRALQDDTAMDEHGVAAALLPLSTVFCRKLCTGVIQFSYTCIQDHPVWKNQQFWEAAFYQDVQTQIKALYLTRSSSGSDNVYATWKTENGKKSPSSSPEYRLSRIQEPSALEIAAEQMRIWPSYESPKQGELIKSEESTLYSQAIHYANRMVSLLIPPDVNIGGKVQKLDVHGVEDDTSVSNSVVESHSHSEHSDEGFEESDTGECGSAVAKMVCRFIDRVCTEGGVTADHLRNLHAMVPGVVHMHIEMLEAVYRESKRIPPVQKAKIHAPSLLSGEDIMTEPMRVYLLADGREDNVSGLLPAEGALFLTNYRVVFKGSPCDQLACEQSIVRAFPVSSLTKEKRISVLYLPHLDQNLPEGLQMRSCTFQLIKVAFDEEVTVESIESFRKLLHRVRHPEHEFGRFAFASHGMHIQTPLHKVKEKNATLKGFAKKTLMRTAKKAGFKPKGGTKRKYILSGIDSEENHGHDNNEDDDGSDDNADTMPRVTAKDVERLKERSYVKDWERLYLNDTMSGYRITTVNCNYSLCRTYPAILVSPHRISDDQLRCIARCYKNQRIPVPTWRHRNGAILLRGSVPHAKGVMGMLKAHQGSTNAATDSTAFQEQDTYFVTVIDNLPHTVTPMRHHQWEMSNSNLSINSLLLAAEDHHFGARTDNLSTLTPEIARKSTSNVFQTAKSSFGNFSGRAVKNVNKWGSLKSGPGQLRTPDGLDRESHHQYDFQRVPLYMLGEKSQSKSARLSEMYAEFIPVDYPDVRHTRLAFKKLMRACLPSSTTQEPDQSFAKLLEQSEWLQQIRGLLQLSGAVVDLIDMQGSSVTLALEDGWDVTAQVSALAQLCLDPYYRTVEGFRVLIEKEWLAFGHRFGHRSNLRPHSSSGSPFAPTFLQFLDAVHQIQTQFPLAFEFNDFFLRFLAYHSVSCRFRTFLFDCELERFDLGIATVEDKRGSLNSHHKHAVETSTGSDDDSIYPGGLRNSSSSAQKLGHSVFDYIERQHAKSPIFFNFTYTPDPDRQVLRPQSSVAMLELWGFYVDEEIAHGPPYDPELVGSDNLDDENETAEGRKPKRKVISVGYDSLDKLDPDAFTRLLEELKMAEAERGLLPQKWRQVWDKLELPHSDSLTRHASFSSALVRSHGRLQHKRSTLEILMRGRLAGHHQETFSHPHRFEKHAYTTPSHCNHCDGLLWGPMRTELRCMDCGNSYHEKCAETVPKNCTKYKAVEGVQQTLTRSQGDNGSITSSATAGQTSLQHFYDQFSSNVAENRTHEGHLYKRGALLKSWKQRWFVLDSIKHQLRYYDAMEDSNCKGFIDLAEVQSVQPAPSAAVGTKKVDEKAFFDLKTSRRTYNFYALDANMAQEWIEKIQACLQ; the protein is encoded by the exons ATGTCTCGTCTAGCTGACTACTTTGTAATTGTGGGCTATGATCACGAGAAAGAAA GAAGTGGCACAAGAAGTGGAAAGATCCTCCAGAGATTCCCGGAGAATGACTGGCACGACACTCCCTTTATTGAGGGAATTGAGTGG TTTTGCCAACCACTTGGATGGGCCCTTTCCACTGAACGCCAAGAGCCCCGATTCTTCGTATCCGTACTCACGGATATCGATGCCAATCGTCACTACTGTGCTTGCCTCTGCTTCAACGAGACTATCTCGATAACGCCAAACAAGCCAATCGACGAGGAAGAGGAGACACTAACTCCCGGAAGAACTAACTCCCTCATTCCGGCTGTGACTACAGTCACTCACCATAGTATTATGTATGCACCGAAATGTCTGGTCTTGGTATCACGTCTAGACTACACGGAGACTTTTAGG AATTGCCTAGGAACAATCTATACGGTCTACATTGAGAGTCTGGGCTTTCCACTTGAGACCCTGATTGGAAATATTCTCGGATGCATTCAAGTTCCTCCACCGGGTGGACCCCAGGTGCGTTTCTCCATTGGAGCTGGGGATAAGCAAGCCCTGCAGCCTCCACTGTACAGCACCCTTCCGGTCACGGGCACCTCGGTGGATTTCCTGTTTACACAATTGGGTATTAAGAATGTACTCTTGTTGTTCTGCGCCATGATGACCGAACACAAGATCCTATTCCACTCCAAGAGCTATTCGCGATTGACGGACAGTTGTCGTGCCCTTACGGCTCTCATGTATCCATTCCG ATACAGTCACGTTTACATTCCAATTCTGCCCGCATCTCTAATCGAAGTGTTATCAACGCCAACGCCATTTATAATGGGAGTTCATAGTTCATTGCAGAGTGAGATCACAGATTTG CTGGATGTTATTATAGCAGACATCGATGGTGGTTCCATTCACATACCCGAATCTCTCGTGCCACCCGTGTCGAAGTTGCCGAATCAATTGTGGGAGACCACCCAGCTGGCACTAACACTTGTCCTTCAGCCTGAACTCCAGACGGCCGATTTGGCCTTTAGCATTCACCATCCTGTTGGCCTCAATGGTGATCTCCATTGTCGCGATGTCAAGGTCAACAGGATGATGCGTGACAAGGAGATCCGTGCGGTATTTATGCGAATGTTTGCCCAACTCCTGCAAGGGTATCGTTCCTGCCTCACCATCATTCGTATCCATCCGAAGCCAGTTATAACATTCCACAAAGCGGGCTTTTTGGGGGCTAGGGATCTCATTGAGTGTGATTTCTTGTCACGTGTCCTGGATAGTATGTTCTTTACGGGATTTGTCACTGAACGTGGACCACCGTGGAGGCCATGTGATGCCTGGGATGAGCTGTATAGTTCAATGAGTGATTTGCAGAGGAGTGAACAGCAAAATGTTGGGCATGTTTTGTCGAATATTCAGGAGTTGGCTCAGGTTTTGTACACCAATGAGAATCCCAATCCTCAGACGTACACGCAGAAGGTGCTGAAGCCACCTGAAGGTGCATTTGCTCGGATACATCAACCGCCAATGCCTCAAATCAATTCCCAGCAAGTTACAGCAATTATTCAGGAGGGAATGGCTAAGAATGATCTGCAATCGAGATTTCACACTCCACGAATGTCACCGAGAATTGTTCCCATGGGACCTCATCTGCAGAGTATTTCGGATGGAAGGCCAGTGGTTAATAATACGGCCAGGAGGTTGGAAGTGCTGAAATCCTGTGTTAATTGCATCTTTGAGAATAAAATTGCTGAGGCTAGGAAGAGCTTTCCGGCTGTCCTGAGGACACTCAAGCAACGAGATGCACGGTTGACGCTGTGCCGGGAATTGGCAAAGACGGTCCAGGGGAATAAGGCAATGCTGGAACATCAGCAATTTGATTTGGTGGTGAAACTGATGAATAGAGCTCTGCAGGATGATACAGCAATGGATGAACATGGAGTTGCAGCAGCCCTCTTGCCACTTTCGACGGTTTTCTGCCGGAAACTCTGCACTGGGGTGATTCAGTTTTCCTATACGTGCATTCAGGATCATCCTGTGTGGAAGAATCAACAGTTCTGGGAAGCTGCTTTCTACCAGGATGTTCAGACGCAAATTAAAGCACTGTATCTGACGAGATCATCCTCAGGGAGTGACAATGTCTATGCCACGTGGAAGACTGAGAATGGGAAGAAGAGTCCGAGTAGTAGTCCTGAGTATCGGTTGTCTCGCATTCAGGAACCATCAGCGTTGGAAATTGCCGCTGAACAGATGCGAATTTGGCCGAGTTATGAGAGTCCGAAGCAGGGAGAATTGATCAAATCGGAGGAATCCACACTGTACAGTCAGGCTATTCACTATGCCAATAGGATGGTGTCCCTGCTGATTCCGCCGGATGTCAATATTGGCGGAAAGGTGCAGAAACTCGATGTGCATGGAGTTGAGGATGACACGAGTGTGTCCAATAGCGTTGTCGAATCGCACAGTCACAGTGAACACAGCGATGAGGGCTTCGAGGAGAGTGATACGGGAGAGTGTGGAAGTGCAGTGGCCAAAATGGTTTGTCGCTTTATCGATAGGGTTTGCACCGAAGGAGGCGTGACAGCTGATCACCTCCGGAATCTCCATGCAATGGTGCCGGGTGTTGTGCATATGCACATTGAAATGCTAGAGGCAGTATATCGGGAATCCAAGAGAATCCCACCTGTCCAGAAGGCCAAAATCCATGCACCAAGCTTGCTATCCGGTGAGGATATCATGACTGAGCCAATGAGGGTGTATTTACTGGCCGATGGACGGGAAGACAATGTGTCTGGACTGCTTCCGGCTGAGGGAGCACTCTTCCTCACAAACTACCGCGTAGTGTTCAAGGGATCTCCCTGTGATCAACTGGCATGCGAACAGAGCATTGTCCGTGCCTTTCCGGTGTCTTCCCTGACAAAGGAAAAACGAATATCAGTCCTCTACTTGCCACATCTCGATCAGAATCTCCCAGAGGGCCTTCAGATGCGTTCGTGCACATTTCAACTGATCAAGGTGGCCTTTGATGAGGAGGTAACCGTGGAGAGTATTGAGAGTTTCAGGAAGCTTCTGCATCGTGTACGGCATCCTGAGCATGAATTTGGGAGGTTTGCTTTCGCATCGCATGGGATGCACATCCAGACGCCACTGCACAAGGTCAAGGAGAAGAATGCCACACTCAAGGGCTTTGCCAAGAAGACCCTGATGAGGACAGCCAAAAAGGCGGGATTTAAGCCGAAGGGCGGCACAAAGAGGAAGTACATCTTATCAGGGATTGATTCAGAGGAGAATCATGGGCATGATAACAATGAGGATGATGATGGTTCGGATGACAATGCCGATACCATGCCAAGAGTCACGGCGAAGGATGTTGAGAGGCTGAAGGAGAGGAGTTATGTCAAAGACTGGGAGAGACTGTATCTCAATGATACGATGTCCGGGTACAGGATCACAACGGTTAATTGCAATTACAGTCTCTGTCGTACATATCCGGCAATTTTGGTATCACCTCATAGGATTAGCGACGATCAACTGAGATGCATTGCCAG GTGCTACAAGAACCAGAGGATTCCAGTACCAACTTGGCGACATCGCAATGGAGCTATTCTGTTGAGGGGATCAGTGCCACATGCCAAGGGTGTTATGGGGATGTTGAAGGCTCATCAAGGCTCAACGAATGCTGCCACGGATAGCACGGCTTTCCAGGAGCAGGATACCTATTTTGTCACAGTCATTGACAACTTGCCACATACAGTGACACCCATGAGGCATCATCAGTGGGAAATGTCAAATTCCAATCTGTCCATCAACAGCCTCCTCCTGGCTGCTGAGGATCATCATTTTGGTGCCAGGACGGACAATCTGTCCACGCTGACGCCCGAAATTGCCCGCAAGTCCACATCGAATGTCTTCCAGACGGCCAAATCCAGTTTTGGGAATTTCAGTGGACGCGCTGTGAAGAATGTCAATAAATGGGGTAGTCTCAAGAGTGGACCTGGACAGCTGAGAACTCCCGATGGGTTGGATCGTGAATCTCATCATCAGTATGACTTTCAGCGAGTACCTCTGTATATGTTGGGCGAGAAGAGTCAGAGTAAATCAGCGAGATTGTCAGAGATGTATGCTGAATTTATCCCAGTTGACTATCCAGATGTCAGGCATACGCGTCTGGCCTTCAAGAAACTCATGCGAGCCTGCTTGCCATCGTCCACGACTCAGGAGCCCGATCAGAGTTTTGCCAAATTGCTGGAGCAGTCAGAGTGGTTGCAGCAGATCCGGGGATTGCTGCAGTTGTCCGGAGCCGTTGTTGATCTCATTGATATGCAAGGATCCAGTGTGACACTTGCCCTGGAGGATGGATGGGATGTTACAGCTCAAGTTTCAGCCCTAGCTCAACTCTGTCTCGATCCCTACTATCGGACAGTTGAGGGTTTCCGGGTGTTGATTGAGAAGGAATGGTTGGCTTTTGGTCACAGATTTGGCCATCGGAGCAATTTGAGGCCACACAGTAGCTCAGGATCACCTTTTGCTCCCACTTTTCTCCAGTTTCTCGATGCTGTCCATCAGATTCAGACACAATTCCCTCTAGCTTTTGAATTCAATGACTTCTTCCTGCGCTTCCTGGCCTATCACAGTGTCTCCTGTCGCTTCCGGACGTTCCTGTTTGATTGCGAACTCGAGAGGTTCGATTTGGGCATTGCAACGGTTGAGGACAAGAGAGGATCTCTCAATTCTCACCATAAACATGCCGTGGAGACTAGCACGGGATCCGATGATGATAGCATCTATCCGGGAGGATTGAGGAACTCTAGTTCTTCTGCCCAAAAACTGGGTCACTCTGTTTTTGATTACATCGAAAGGCAGCATGCCAAATCGccgattttcttcaatttcactTACACTCCAGATCCCGATCGTCAAGTGCTGCGTCCTCAGAGTTCAGTGGCTATGCTGGAACTCTGGGGCTTCTATGTGGATGAGGAGATTGCCCATGGGCCACCGTATGATCCAGAATTGGTGGGCAGTGACAATCTCGATGACGAAAATGAGACGGCTGAGGGCAGGAAGCCCAAGAGGAAGGTGATCAGTGTGGGCTATGATAGTTTGGACAAACTGGATCCGGATGCATTTACGAGACTCCTGGAGGAGCTGAAGATGGCAGAAGCCGAGCGGGGATTATTGCCACAGAAGTGGCGACAAGTTTGGGACAAATTGGAACTGCCACATTCGGATTCACTCACAAGACATGCTTCCTTCAGTAGTGCCCTGGTGAGGTCTCATGGACGTCTTCAGCACAAGAG ATCAACTCTAGAGATCCTAATGAGAGGACGCTTAGCTGGGCATCACCAGGAGACCTTCTCCCATCCGCATCGCTTTGAGAAACACGCCTACACTACTCCATCGCACTGCAATCACTGCGACGGCCTCTTGTGGGGCCCCATGAGGACGGAACTGCGGTGCATGGACTGCGGGAATTCATATCATGAGAAATGTGCTGAGACTGTCCCTAAGAATTGCACAAAATACAAGGCAGTGGAGGGAGTCCAGCAAACATTGACGCGCTCCCAGGGAGACAATGGGAGTATCACGTCTAGTGCAACAGCCGGACAGACATCTCTGCAGCATTTTTACGATCAATTCAGCAGCAATGTGGCTGAAAATAGAACGCACGAAGG GCATTTGTACAAGAGGGGAGCCCTGCTCAAAAGCTGGAAACAGAGATGGTTCGTCTTGGATTCGATAAAGCACCAACTGCGATACTATGATGCAATGGAGGACTCCAACTGCAAGGGATTCATTGACTTGGCCGAAGTGCAGTCAGTTCAGCCGGCTCCATCAGCTGCCGTTGGCACAAAGAAAGTCGACGAGAAGGCATTCTTTGAC TTAAAAACCAGTCGTAGAACGTACAATTTCTATGCATTAGATGCAAATATGGCTCAGGAATGGATTGAAAAAATCCAAGCTTgtctgcaataa